In Methanocella paludicola SANAE, the sequence GTCCGCCTGCGTCATCATGTCCATCTTGCGCTGGAGCGCGATGGCGGCCAGGTCGTCCCTGCCGGCGGCCACGGCCTCACGGGCCTGCTCGTTGAGCCTCGTGATGTTCGCCTCGAGCTTGCTCTTCTGGAGCTCCAGCCTTTTGCGCGCCGTTATAACGTTAGCAACGCCTTTCTTCACGTCCGTCTGCAATTCAAGCTGCCGCTTGTATGAATAGTCGAGCGTTTCCCTCGGGTCCTCGAACATGTCGAGGAGGCTGCTAAGCTTCGCCTTTATGGTGGCGGTGAGCCTGCTTAAGAGTCCTGGCATGAAAAATCACTATTGTATACATATGCCATATTCCTATAAGCTTTTTTGCAGGAAAAAGGATTTGAATATCATCCCGCGGCCGGCAGCTTGCCCTTCGCATGCTGGTAGAACCGGGCGAGGATGTAGATGAGCGCAAAGTAGAATGGCATGATTGCGAACGGCAGCGCCAGGAGTGTAATGACCAGCAGGGTCAGTACCGTGCTGACGACCGATAGGATGAGATATAATATCAAGGCGGCTATACCCGCTACGGCGACATACCGGAGGTCGCCCGCGATGAGCCGGGCGGCTTTCACCGGATTGAGGCCGCTCATCAGGCTGCCCGTGTCGGCGAATATCGCCCACTGGACCACGTTCAGGCCCAGGACGAGTATCATGAGGATCAGCTCGATCGGGTAGAGCAGGCAATATCCGATGATCGCCTCCTCGTATCGGTACGATAACAGGATAAATACGATAGACGGGATGAAGACGATGAACATGAGCACGACGGCTTCAATGTATATGGCCGACAGCTTGAGGCCGTCCACGGCCATGCCGGCGAGGTCCGATATATCCGGGACCGTATCGTTGCCTGCGAACAACCCGGAGAGGCAGCGGCGCACGTAGCCTGCGAGGAACACACTCAGTATGAGGACCGGGATAAAGGATATCAGGATTAAAACCCAGGCGATCATGCTCTTTTCATCCATTATCAGGAGGAAAATTCCGCCAATATATCCCGCGAAGAACAACAGCATCGTCACGAGGTACACGGCGCCCCAGATCAGGATGGAGCGCTTATTTGACAATCCGTACTTGATCGAGTTCGATAGTAGATCGCTTAAGCCTTCATAGCCTTCCATATGCCCACCATACGGCTGCTTTACACAGAAAACGCTTGAACGGATATATATAAATTCTCTAACGATCCGCCAACTATTTTTTAAGGCTTTTCAGGCATTCGTAAGCTTTTCTGGCCAGCCTGCGCTTGTATTCCGGGCTGAAGAACGGGTGCCGGGCGATGCGGAGTAACGAGTTGGCCATGTAGATCGGGTTGCGTCCCGTCAGGCGGATGAAGGTGCCCAACTGGTCTTTGAAGTTTCCCGCATAGGTCCAGTATAGATGGCCGATAAATGGGTCGGCCTTATACTCGTTGCCTCCATACTTCATGGCGTAGTGGCAGAGCTCTCCGGCCAACATTCCGAGGTCGTATACGGGGTCCCTGTACCCGGAGCGTTCCATGTCGATGACGTTCAGGCGTTTTTTATCGTATAAAAAGTTGGAAGGGTTGGCGTCGCCGTGTACGAGTCCCCTTCTTGTCTGGCTTATGAGATCATTTGAGGTCACATTATCGACCAGACTTTCAATGCGCTTCAATTCGTGGGGAGCAAAGGCCCCTCCCTTACTGGCCTGTCGGGCATGTTTTTTGAGTTCGTCCCTGATATTCGACGGCTTTACATGTGATGGCCGCTCCGTTTTCTTATGCAGCAGGGCAAGAAACCCGGCAAGCATAGTGAGTTTCTCGTAGAGTTCGCTGTCCCGGCCATTTGCCATGGCATCCCTCATATAGTCGCCCAGCGCCTTACCGGAGACTAACTCTTCTGCGAAAAAGCCTTCGCCATTGCTCTTACACAGAGGCCTTGCGACATGCACCCAGCGCCTGTCATCGACCAGCCGCCCAGCCTGCCGCAGCCTTTTATACTCCTTCTCCATGTGCTGGACAGACTTCGGGCCGCTGCCGGCAAAGGACTTCACTATGCATTTTTTGTGACTACGATGGTCGGAGACCAGGTATACGTTATGGGAGCCACCGAGCTGCTTGACGCGCAGATCGGGATACCTGTCAAAGCCAGCCTTCGCCGACAGTCTTCCACTTTTAAGATAGCGATAAAGCCTCGAACGGCCGTGCATTATTTTTTCTCCAGCTTCTTTAGAACTTCGTTTATCTCGTCGATGTGCTCGATGGTAAAATCAGGAGCTGCAACTTTTCCGTCCTTACTGCCATGTTTGGTCATGATGAGGACCGTGGCCATGCCCGCGTCCCTTGCGCCCTTGATGTCCCGGAACGTGTCGTTACCGATGTAGACGGACTCATGCGGACTGACTTCCAGGCGTTTCAGGCACTCGGCAAAAAGGCGCACGTCCGGCTTGCGGAAACCGAACTCCGAGGAAACGACGACCGCGTCGAAGAAGCCGAAGATGCCCAGCATCCTCAACTCGGGGTACGCGTGGTCGACCTGCGAGTCCGAAACGATGCCCAGCCTGTAGTTGTTGCCGCCCTTGAGCCCGGCAAGGGTCTCGAAGACGCCACGGTATAGCTTGATCTTCTCCACGGTAAGCGCCCGGTGCAGCTTAACGATTTCAGGCACGATGGCTACCACATCGGCGCCCGAGTACTGGTTCTCCCCGAGTATGTCCCCCCAGATGCGCCTATAATCCACTTCCGGATACGTTTCCTTACTCTGCTTCTTCTGGAGCGCCTTCTTCTCGAAAAAGAACCATTTCAGCTCATCTGCCGACAGGTAGACTCCCTGGTATTTCAAATAGGACGCAAGGCGCCTGTATGGGTCTTTATCGACCTCGTCCGTCTTGATGTCGATGAGCGTGGTATAGATATCTGACACAACGGCTTTGATCTTCATGGGATCACTCGGGGAACTCGGGGACGTGCATGGGCTCGCTGCGCTCGACGATCTTTCCGGACCGGATGAAAATGATCCGCTCAGCAATATCGGTCAGGTGGTCTCCGATCCTCTCGAGCGCCCGGGAGGCCATCGTGAGATAGATGACATTCGTGATGGTGTTCGGCTCCCGCAAAATGGATGTGATAGAGCCGACAAAGGAATCGTTATAAAGGTTGTCTATCGACTTATCGAGGTCGAATACCTCTTCGACGTTTACTTCAGATCTCCCTTTGTAGGCCTCCATACAGATATTCAGCATCTGGAGCGCCGTCCTTCCCATTTTAATGATGTCCAGAGCTGTTGTCGTGACCGGCTTGTTCGCGACGGCCAGCGTCACGTTGGCGATGGCCGTACAATAGTCGCCGATCCGCTCGACGTCGCTCACCAGCTTGTACGATGCCGCGACGGTCCTGAGCTCCTCGCCCTCCAGCTTTTTCGCCAGCATGTCCAGGCATTCAGCCTCGATCCGCCTCAGGTACTCGTTAATCTGCCTGTCCCTGCCGATGACGCACTTGGCCGTGTCCACATCCCGGTCGTCCAGCGACCGCACGGCCTCATCGATCGACAGGCCGACGTAGCCCATCATGAGCAATACATCCGCCTTTATACCATCCACACGGCTGCTGACTACCGTAGCCATAACCCTCGACGCTTATTATCTAAATAAAATTATATTCATTTTTGCTTATAATTACGCTTGTAAAAAAAGCTATAAAAAAATAAGAAAATAG encodes:
- a CDS encoding DUF4013 domain-containing protein; this translates as MEGYEGLSDLLSNSIKYGLSNKRSILIWGAVYLVTMLLFFAGYIGGIFLLIMDEKSMIAWVLILISFIPVLILSVFLAGYVRRCLSGLFAGNDTVPDISDLAGMAVDGLKLSAIYIEAVVLMFIVFIPSIVFILLSYRYEEAIIGYCLLYPIELILMILVLGLNVVQWAIFADTGSLMSGLNPVKAARLIAGDLRYVAVAGIAALILYLILSVVSTVLTLLVITLLALPFAIMPFYFALIYILARFYQHAKGKLPAAG
- a CDS encoding HAD family hydrolase, coding for MKIKAVVSDIYTTLIDIKTDEVDKDPYRRLASYLKYQGVYLSADELKWFFFEKKALQKKQSKETYPEVDYRRIWGDILGENQYSGADVVAIVPEIVKLHRALTVEKIKLYRGVFETLAGLKGGNNYRLGIVSDSQVDHAYPELRMLGIFGFFDAVVVSSEFGFRKPDVRLFAECLKRLEVSPHESVYIGNDTFRDIKGARDAGMATVLIMTKHGSKDGKVAAPDFTIEHIDEINEVLKKLEKK
- the phoU gene encoding phosphate signaling complex protein PhoU; the encoded protein is MATVVSSRVDGIKADVLLMMGYVGLSIDEAVRSLDDRDVDTAKCVIGRDRQINEYLRRIEAECLDMLAKKLEGEELRTVAASYKLVSDVERIGDYCTAIANVTLAVANKPVTTTALDIIKMGRTALQMLNICMEAYKGRSEVNVEEVFDLDKSIDNLYNDSFVGSITSILREPNTITNVIYLTMASRALERIGDHLTDIAERIIFIRSGKIVERSEPMHVPEFPE
- a CDS encoding phosphotransferase family protein → MHGRSRLYRYLKSGRLSAKAGFDRYPDLRVKQLGGSHNVYLVSDHRSHKKCIVKSFAGSGPKSVQHMEKEYKRLRQAGRLVDDRRWVHVARPLCKSNGEGFFAEELVSGKALGDYMRDAMANGRDSELYEKLTMLAGFLALLHKKTERPSHVKPSNIRDELKKHARQASKGGAFAPHELKRIESLVDNVTSNDLISQTRRGLVHGDANPSNFLYDKKRLNVIDMERSGYRDPVYDLGMLAGELCHYAMKYGGNEYKADPFIGHLYWTYAGNFKDQLGTFIRLTGRNPIYMANSLLRIARHPFFSPEYKRRLARKAYECLKSLKK